The following coding sequences are from one Nonlabens arenilitoris window:
- a CDS encoding DUF3999 family protein gives MLLISWSATAQLSDFTYERSLTGVSEDWHSIALPDQVYGKLKPSLDDLRIYGITENLDTTEVPYILKVNDEKFAIRKHFGQIINKSRSDAGFYYTVELNQPSQINSLKLKFTDSNFDWKVNLEGSLNQQEWFTILENSRILDIQNASTEYSFTDLNFPTSNYHYYRILIKSNKQPTLSSIDIFLEEKTEGVLLDYDVVKWNIKENNQIKTSEIEFELENPVPVNSLKINVATTYDYFRPVSIQYLIDSVKTEKGYLYNYTTIKRTTLSSLEENQFDFKNTIASKFKIIVYNGDNQSLDIKSVDVKGFKYELIARFMDSANYKLVYGNKSARQPHYDIHNFKNNIPVNLKALEVGTENQIIAKDTPSSTALFENEFWLWAIMGIIIVLLGGFTYKMLGNDKASG, from the coding sequence ATGCTTTTGATCAGTTGGAGTGCTACTGCTCAACTATCAGATTTCACCTATGAGCGTTCACTCACAGGTGTAAGTGAAGACTGGCATAGTATCGCACTACCAGATCAGGTATATGGTAAATTAAAACCATCTCTTGACGATTTAAGGATTTATGGAATTACTGAAAATCTTGACACTACTGAAGTTCCTTATATACTTAAGGTAAACGATGAGAAATTTGCGATTAGAAAACATTTTGGACAGATCATCAATAAGTCAAGATCTGATGCTGGGTTTTATTATACCGTAGAACTTAATCAACCATCACAAATTAATAGTTTAAAATTGAAATTTACTGATTCAAACTTTGATTGGAAAGTAAATTTAGAGGGTAGCTTGAACCAACAAGAATGGTTTACAATTCTAGAAAATTCTAGGATTTTAGATATTCAAAATGCATCTACTGAGTATAGCTTTACAGATCTCAATTTCCCTACATCAAATTATCATTATTATCGCATTTTAATAAAAAGTAATAAGCAGCCCACGCTTTCTTCTATAGATATTTTTTTAGAAGAAAAAACAGAAGGTGTTTTATTAGACTATGATGTAGTAAAATGGAATATCAAAGAGAATAATCAAATCAAAACTAGTGAAATAGAATTTGAATTAGAGAATCCTGTACCAGTCAATTCTTTAAAAATAAATGTAGCAACCACCTATGATTACTTTAGGCCTGTTAGTATACAATATTTAATAGATAGTGTGAAGACTGAAAAAGGGTATTTATACAATTATACCACGATTAAAAGAACTACATTATCATCACTAGAAGAAAACCAATTTGATTTTAAAAATACAATAGCTAGTAAATTTAAAATTATAGTTTACAATGGTGATAATCAATCACTGGACATCAAGTCAGTTGATGTAAAAGGATTTAAATATGAACTAATCGCACGCTTTATGGATTCTGCAAACTACAAATTGGTTTATGGAAATAAATCAGCACGTCAACCGCATTATGACATCCATAATTTTAAAAATAATATACCAGTTAATCTTAAAGCGCTTGAAGTAGGTACAGAAAATCAAATTATTGCAAAAGATACTCCAAGTTCTACCGCTTTATTTGAAAATGAATTTTGGCTTTGGGCCATTATGGGAATTATCATTGTGCTCTTAGGCGGTTTTACTTATAAGATGCTAGGAAATGATAAGGCTAGTGGATAA
- the gcvT gene encoding glycine cleavage system aminomethyltransferase GcvT has protein sequence MKNTALTAVHEALGAKMVPFAGFNMPVQYEGVNIEHQTVRDNVGVFDVSHMGEFLISGPEALNLVQKVSSNDASKLTIGRAQYAYLPNETGGIVDDMIVYKIKEDQYLLVVNASNIDKDWAHITKHNTMSADMRNLSDDYSLLAIQGPKAVEAMQSLTPVDLSTIKFYHFEVAEFAGIENVIISATGYTGSGGFEIYCKNTEVEQIWEKVFEAGADYGIKPIGLAARDTLRLEMGYCLYGNDIDDTTSPYEAGLGWVTKFTKEFVNHEQLLEHKEKGVDRKLIAFEMDERAIPRGGYEIKDSNQQDLGIVTSGTMSPSMGIGIGMGYVPPIFATPGSKIHIQIRKKLVPATVIKLPFYKK, from the coding sequence ATGAAAAATACAGCACTTACAGCAGTACACGAAGCGCTAGGCGCAAAAATGGTTCCTTTTGCAGGTTTTAATATGCCTGTACAATATGAAGGAGTTAATATTGAACACCAGACCGTACGTGATAATGTAGGTGTATTTGATGTTTCCCATATGGGTGAATTTTTAATTTCAGGACCAGAAGCTTTAAATCTAGTTCAAAAAGTATCTTCTAATGACGCATCAAAACTTACCATAGGTAGAGCACAATATGCATATTTACCTAATGAAACTGGTGGTATTGTCGATGATATGATTGTATATAAAATCAAGGAAGATCAATATCTACTGGTAGTTAATGCATCAAACATTGACAAGGACTGGGCTCACATAACAAAGCATAATACCATGAGTGCAGATATGAGAAACCTGTCTGATGATTACTCATTACTAGCTATACAAGGTCCTAAAGCAGTTGAGGCAATGCAATCATTAACACCTGTGGACTTAAGTACTATAAAGTTCTATCATTTTGAAGTAGCAGAATTTGCAGGTATAGAAAATGTAATCATAAGTGCAACTGGTTATACTGGTTCAGGTGGTTTTGAAATATACTGTAAGAATACTGAGGTAGAACAAATCTGGGAAAAGGTATTTGAAGCTGGAGCAGATTATGGTATCAAGCCTATAGGTCTTGCTGCTCGTGATACACTGCGACTAGAAATGGGATATTGTTTATATGGTAACGATATAGATGATACCACATCACCATACGAGGCTGGACTAGGATGGGTTACTAAATTCACTAAAGAATTTGTGAATCACGAACAATTACTAGAGCACAAAGAAAAAGGTGTGGATAGAAAACTGATTGCCTTTGAAATGGATGAGCGTGCTATACCACGTGGTGGCTATGAGATTAAAGATAGTAACCAGCAAGATCTAGGAATTGTTACTAGTGGTACTATGTCACCTTCCATGGGTATAGGTATAGGTATGGGATATGTTCCACCTATTTTTGCGACACCTGGCAGCAAAATTCATATACAGATACGTAAGAAATTAGTACCTGCAACCGTTATTAAATTACCATTCTACAAAAAGTAA
- a CDS encoding DUF2339 domain-containing protein — MANHQEAIKQLIEQIGILSRKQEAFKYEIIELKNKLDQLQSTIDRSNEVDNLTFTEPKEVVKSKPFESQNREWVDTSVKNESPLNPSYIENQNQQSGITQFQAAQGPKKLSPFRKSNLEKFIGENLLNKIGILILVIGIGIGAKYSIENELISPLTRIILGYLSAIGLLGFGIKLKKKFDSYSAVLVSGAIVILYFITFFAYSFYELLPQAVAFTLMVLFTIFTVVASLNYNRQIIAHLGLVGAYAVPFLLSNDSGRVEILLSYIAIINIGILIIAFKKYWKPLYYSAFGLTWLIYLSWFVMDYSDDSNFAMALGFLLLFYLIFYLTFLAYKLVKKEEFAVTDIVMLLLNSFIFYGLGYAILNDNVTGNNYLGLFTLGNAVIHFIVATIIYKKQLSDKKLFYLATALVLVFISIAIPVQLDGNWVTLLWTAQAALLFWLGTTKKISIYEKLSYPLIGLAFISLIHDWSYNYDSYYDIKDRLITPIINTSFLTSILFTVAIGFILYLQRKNDFLSSLKKDSSWFKIVSYAVPILFIFSLYYSFRLEIESYWDQLFSLSRLENKSLNNYSTTVQDYSLRDFKAVWVLNFTLLFIAVLGYLNHKKIKNIILENSIVVLTIVTIFIFLTQGLYVLSELRDAYLEPSEFYNRGLFYLIVRYLSFIFLAFSILTLYRYINKEGIHKGIKIAYDIILHVTVVWVVSSELIHWLDIAGARDSYKLGLSILWGVYSFLLIGFGILRNKPYLRIGGMALFAITLIKLFFYDIAHLNTISKTIVFVSLGILLLIISFLYNKNKNKINYTTDSSEAHIQESVEVNKDSIDEFNDQNDL; from the coding sequence ATGGCAAATCATCAAGAGGCAATCAAGCAATTGATTGAACAAATAGGAATACTCTCTAGAAAGCAAGAAGCTTTTAAATATGAGATTATTGAGTTAAAAAATAAACTAGACCAACTTCAATCAACGATTGATAGGTCTAATGAGGTTGACAACCTTACATTTACTGAGCCAAAGGAAGTTGTAAAAAGTAAACCCTTTGAAAGTCAAAATAGAGAATGGGTAGATACTAGTGTGAAAAATGAGTCTCCTTTAAATCCATCTTACATAGAGAATCAAAATCAACAAAGTGGTATAACACAATTTCAAGCTGCTCAAGGACCTAAAAAACTTTCACCTTTTAGAAAATCTAATCTAGAAAAATTTATAGGTGAGAACTTATTAAATAAAATAGGAATTTTAATCTTAGTTATAGGGATAGGTATAGGCGCAAAATACTCAATAGAGAATGAGTTAATAAGTCCTTTAACACGTATAATTTTAGGTTATTTATCTGCGATTGGTTTACTAGGGTTTGGCATTAAGTTAAAGAAGAAGTTCGATTCTTATAGCGCAGTACTGGTAAGTGGCGCGATTGTTATTCTTTACTTTATTACCTTTTTTGCATATAGTTTTTATGAGTTATTACCTCAGGCGGTGGCATTCACTTTAATGGTTTTGTTTACGATATTTACTGTAGTGGCCTCATTAAATTATAATCGTCAAATTATTGCGCATCTAGGATTAGTGGGCGCATATGCCGTTCCTTTTTTATTGAGTAATGATTCTGGTAGAGTAGAAATTCTATTGAGCTATATCGCTATTATTAATATAGGGATTTTAATAATTGCCTTTAAAAAGTATTGGAAACCATTGTATTATTCGGCTTTTGGATTGACTTGGTTAATTTATCTATCATGGTTTGTGATGGACTATAGCGATGATTCAAATTTTGCTATGGCACTAGGATTCTTATTACTCTTTTATCTTATATTTTATCTGACTTTTTTAGCTTATAAATTAGTTAAGAAAGAAGAGTTTGCGGTGACTGATATAGTTATGCTTTTATTGAATTCGTTTATATTTTATGGATTAGGTTATGCCATTCTTAATGATAATGTAACTGGTAATAATTATCTAGGGTTGTTCACTTTAGGTAATGCGGTGATTCATTTTATAGTTGCTACTATCATTTATAAGAAACAATTGAGTGATAAGAAGTTATTCTATCTAGCGACTGCACTGGTACTAGTATTTATATCCATCGCAATCCCGGTACAACTAGATGGTAATTGGGTTACTTTATTATGGACCGCTCAGGCTGCATTATTATTCTGGTTAGGTACGACAAAAAAGATCTCTATTTATGAGAAATTATCCTATCCACTAATAGGACTTGCATTTATTAGTTTGATACATGACTGGTCATATAATTATGATAGTTATTACGATATAAAGGATCGTTTAATAACACCTATCATTAACACTAGTTTTTTAACCTCTATATTATTTACCGTCGCGATAGGATTTATATTGTATTTACAACGTAAAAATGACTTTCTATCGAGCTTAAAAAAAGACAGCAGTTGGTTTAAGATAGTGTCTTATGCAGTTCCTATTCTATTTATATTCAGTCTTTACTACTCTTTTAGGCTAGAAATAGAATCTTATTGGGATCAATTATTTTCTTTATCTAGATTAGAAAATAAATCCTTAAACAATTATTCAACGACTGTTCAAGATTATAGTTTAAGAGACTTTAAAGCGGTTTGGGTGCTTAATTTTACTTTACTATTTATAGCTGTTTTGGGATATTTAAATCATAAGAAAATTAAAAACATCATCTTAGAAAACTCAATTGTAGTTCTTACTATCGTAACGATTTTTATATTCCTTACTCAAGGATTATATGTCTTAAGTGAATTGAGAGACGCTTATCTAGAACCTTCAGAATTTTACAATAGAGGTTTATTTTATCTGATTGTACGCTACTTATCTTTTATTTTTCTAGCATTTTCAATATTGACTTTATACAGATACATTAATAAAGAGGGAATTCATAAGGGAATTAAAATTGCTTATGACATTATCTTACATGTTACTGTAGTTTGGGTGGTCAGCAGCGAGTTGATTCATTGGTTAGACATTGCAGGTGCTCGAGATTCCTATAAATTGGGACTTAGTATTTTATGGGGTGTTTATTCATTCCTATTAATAGGTTTCGGTATTTTAAGAAATAAACCTTATTTAAGAATAGGAGGAATGGCTCTATTTGCCATTACATTAATCAAACTATTCTTTTATGACATAGCACATCTAAATACCATATCAAAAACCATCGTCTTTGTATCTCTGGGTATTTTGTTGCTTATCATTTCTTTCTTATATAATAAGAATAAAAATAAGATTAACTACACAACGGATTCTAGTGAAGCGCATATTCAAGAATCTGTTGAAGTAAATAAAGATTCAATAGATGAATTTAATGACCAAAATGACCTATAA
- a CDS encoding 1,4-dihydroxy-2-naphthoyl-CoA synthase, translated as MSINWKTAIEFEDITYKKSNGIARIAFNRPEVRNAFRPKTVAELIKAFYDAQEDLSIGVVILTGEGPSKKDGGWAFCSGGDQNARGHDGYKDDSGTGRLNILEVQRMIRFMPKVVICAVPGWAVGGGHSLHVVCDMTIASKEHGVFKQTDTDVASVDAGYGSAYLAKMVGQKKAREIFFLGRTYSAQEAMDMGMVNAVVTHDELDQTAYDWGQEILKKSPIAIKMAKFAMNATDDGMVGQQVFAGEMTRLIYMTDEAREGREAFLEKREPNWGTDRYIP; from the coding sequence ATGTCCATCAACTGGAAGACTGCCATAGAATTTGAAGATATCACCTATAAAAAAAGTAACGGTATTGCCCGTATTGCTTTTAATAGACCAGAGGTGCGCAACGCCTTTAGACCTAAAACGGTTGCCGAATTGATTAAAGCATTTTATGATGCGCAAGAAGACTTATCTATAGGAGTTGTTATTTTAACAGGTGAAGGACCGTCTAAAAAAGATGGTGGATGGGCTTTTTGTAGTGGTGGTGATCAAAATGCTCGTGGTCATGATGGTTATAAGGATGATTCTGGTACTGGGAGATTAAATATTCTAGAGGTGCAACGCATGATCCGCTTTATGCCTAAGGTAGTGATATGTGCCGTGCCTGGATGGGCTGTTGGTGGTGGACACAGTCTACATGTGGTTTGTGATATGACCATCGCTAGTAAAGAGCATGGTGTTTTTAAACAAACAGATACCGACGTGGCTAGTGTAGATGCTGGTTATGGTAGTGCATATCTAGCCAAAATGGTAGGACAGAAAAAAGCACGTGAGATTTTCTTTTTAGGTAGAACTTATAGCGCACAAGAAGCTATGGATATGGGAATGGTTAATGCTGTTGTAACGCATGATGAACTAGATCAAACAGCCTATGATTGGGGACAAGAAATACTTAAAAAATCTCCAATAGCAATTAAAATGGCAAAGTTTGCAATGAATGCAACAGACGATGGAATGGTGGGACAGCAAGTATTTGCAGGTGAAATGACACGTCTTATTTACATGACAGATGAGGCGCGAGAAGGTCGTGAGGCCTTTTTAGAAAAACGTGAACCTAATTGGGGAACAGATCGATACATTCCATAA
- a CDS encoding NAD(P)H-hydrate dehydratase: MKILSAQQLAEADQSTIDKNQITSNDLMEHIAKLIFDRIHQRLQGSPVPIKVFCGIGKNGGDGLALARHMIQHGYHVTTYVTNCSKKRAPEFLYHYDKIKEVSKDWPILLSCKEDFPDLHPQDIIIDAIFGTGINRPIDGWMSDLVHYLNKTPAFKLALDMPSGLYANTPQSIGTPIIQAQHTFSFETPKLSFFLPQTGKFAGTFEVVQIGLDPEYMMKAQPLAQIITPDAAKSMYKPREKFSHKGDYGHVLTMAGSKGKMGAAVLSSGAALNMGAGKVTAYVPEHGNHILQNSLPEVMTISSNGTDFITDFDHDLEDYTLCIGPGLSTGDDVRHAFAKAISQQTQPVVIDADGLNILSDHKEYWKLIPENSILTPHDGELERLIGNWKDDYDRLEKAQKLSTDKDVILVLKGAHTIVVSGKNLYINDTGNPGMATAGSGDVLSGIITGLLAQKYDALTAAVFGVFLHGRAGDIASQTYAHEGLKASIISNFVGAAILDLFRPEQQQQQQ, translated from the coding sequence TTGAAAATACTAAGCGCACAGCAGCTCGCAGAAGCTGATCAATCTACTATAGATAAAAATCAAATCACCAGTAACGATTTAATGGAGCACATTGCAAAGCTCATATTTGATCGTATTCACCAGCGTTTACAAGGTTCTCCTGTACCTATTAAAGTTTTTTGTGGAATAGGAAAAAATGGTGGTGATGGATTAGCTCTAGCGAGACATATGATCCAGCACGGATATCATGTAACTACTTATGTGACTAATTGTAGTAAAAAACGGGCGCCAGAGTTTTTATATCATTATGATAAAATAAAAGAGGTAAGTAAAGACTGGCCCATATTACTGTCTTGTAAGGAAGATTTTCCAGACCTACATCCACAAGACATCATAATCGATGCGATTTTTGGAACAGGAATCAATAGACCTATTGATGGCTGGATGTCTGATCTAGTGCATTATCTCAACAAAACTCCTGCTTTTAAACTAGCATTAGATATGCCTAGTGGATTATATGCTAACACACCACAAAGTATTGGGACACCTATAATACAGGCACAACATACCTTTTCATTTGAAACACCTAAGCTTAGCTTTTTTCTGCCTCAGACAGGTAAATTTGCGGGTACTTTTGAGGTTGTTCAAATAGGACTGGATCCAGAGTATATGATGAAAGCACAACCACTTGCCCAAATCATTACACCAGATGCTGCAAAAAGCATGTATAAACCTCGAGAAAAATTCAGTCATAAGGGTGACTATGGACACGTACTTACTATGGCTGGTAGTAAAGGAAAAATGGGAGCTGCAGTTCTATCGAGTGGTGCTGCATTAAATATGGGTGCAGGTAAAGTGACAGCTTATGTTCCTGAGCACGGTAATCATATTTTACAAAATAGCTTGCCAGAGGTTATGACCATATCAAGTAATGGTACAGATTTCATTACAGACTTTGATCATGATTTAGAAGATTACACTTTATGTATCGGTCCTGGATTAAGTACTGGTGATGATGTTAGACACGCTTTCGCGAAAGCGATATCTCAACAAACCCAACCGGTGGTAATAGATGCAGATGGATTAAACATTCTTTCAGATCATAAGGAATACTGGAAATTGATTCCTGAAAATTCTATTTTAACTCCACATGATGGTGAATTAGAAAGATTGATAGGCAATTGGAAAGATGACTATGATCGATTAGAAAAAGCACAAAAATTATCTACAGATAAAGATGTTATTTTAGTTCTTAAAGGAGCACATACCATAGTAGTATCTGGTAAAAATCTATATATCAATGATACAGGTAATCCAGGCATGGCTACTGCCGGAAGCGGTGATGTACTCTCGGGTATCATTACAGGATTATTAGCTCAAAAATACGATGCACTAACAGCAGCTGTTTTTGGTGTGTTTTTACATGGTAGAGCTGGTGATATTGCAAGCCAGACCTATGCACATGAAGGATTAAAAGCTAGTATAATTTCTAATTTTGTAGGTGCCGCAATTCTGGATTTATTTAGACCAGAACAACAACAACAACAACAATAA
- a CDS encoding sugar nucleotide-binding protein has product MNRILILGGSGFIGNALYKELAPYFEVHATYKTDHKDFDKNQHFHQLDMELEDVHGLLDSLKPHFIVSAVRGNVNSQVHLHMRLIDWVLKNDSRIIFLSSANVFDRFTNFPSYEYDKTFSESIYGRFKIKIENALLRLHPSKYVICRIPMIFGNNTPRIDDLKKQLKGKEAIEVFPNVVINATHIQKLTQQIHYLINKRRRGVFHLGSMDLIHHIDLIREICQALGYPHPLLKQVFNSNEDRQLSVLPKDNMLPKHLQLTIEEVVENCVVL; this is encoded by the coding sequence TTGAATCGTATTCTTATCTTAGGTGGTAGTGGCTTCATAGGTAATGCTCTCTACAAAGAGCTTGCACCCTATTTTGAGGTTCATGCTACCTATAAAACAGATCATAAAGATTTTGATAAAAATCAACATTTTCATCAGCTCGATATGGAGCTTGAGGATGTACATGGATTATTAGATTCTTTAAAGCCACACTTTATTGTAAGTGCAGTACGAGGTAATGTGAACTCTCAAGTTCATTTACACATGCGTCTTATTGATTGGGTTTTAAAAAATGATTCACGTATCATTTTTCTTTCTAGCGCAAATGTATTTGATAGGTTCACTAACTTCCCTAGTTATGAGTATGATAAAACTTTTTCTGAAAGTATCTATGGTAGGTTTAAAATAAAAATAGAGAATGCTTTATTGAGACTGCATCCGTCTAAATATGTGATTTGTAGGATTCCTATGATTTTTGGTAATAACACGCCTCGTATAGACGATTTGAAAAAACAGTTGAAAGGGAAAGAAGCAATTGAGGTCTTCCCTAATGTAGTCATCAATGCTACTCATATTCAAAAATTAACGCAGCAAATCCATTATTTAATTAATAAACGCCGTCGTGGAGTGTTTCATTTAGGCAGCATGGATCTTATACACCACATCGACCTGATACGTGAGATTTGTCAGGCTTTAGGCTATCCACATCCTTTATTAAAACAGGTTTTTAATAGTAATGAAGATCGTCAGTTATCTGTCTTACCTAAGGATAATATGTTGCCTAAGCATTTACAATTAACTATTGAAGAAGTGGTAGAGAACTGCGTGGTTCTTTAG
- the hutH gene encoding histidine ammonia-lyase, which translates to MEHIISSKLLSLVQLYNIIEQPVTLSLSTDAIERIDKCRSYLNDRFDAVDAAATYGINTGFGSLCNTHIGPGELQQLQHNLLMSHACGTGEEVSQEIVRMMLFLKIQSLSYGHSGISRVVVERLIAFFNNEVYPVVYEQGSLGASGDLAPLAHLALPLIGEGEVYYQGKKMKAAALNSLMNWKPLSLQSKEGLALINGTQFMLAFAVCTLIQSHKLWYWSHVSGAMSIDAFDCNLSPFDKRIHLIRPHAGQLRSADLILSLLEDSEIAVGEKVNVQDPYSFRCIPQVHGATWDTLQFVKRTILTEVNSVTDNPNIFPESEAIISGGNFHGQPLALALDYLGIAIAEIASISERRTFQLMSGTRGLPAFLVNNPGLNSGMMILQYTAASIVSQNKQYATPASIDSIVSSNGQEDHVSMGANAATKTNRIIKNVQTVLAIELLAAAQGIEERHPLKSSLFIEHVKSGLRKSVPSLNTDRVLHDDIMKAIQMMNQTHLDAEIIFNKGIFQD; encoded by the coding sequence ATGGAACATATTATATCCTCAAAGTTATTATCTCTAGTACAGTTATATAACATCATAGAACAACCGGTGACATTATCACTATCAACTGATGCCATAGAACGTATCGATAAGTGTAGAAGCTATTTAAATGATCGCTTTGATGCAGTGGACGCTGCTGCTACTTATGGAATTAATACAGGTTTTGGTTCTTTATGTAACACACATATTGGTCCAGGTGAATTACAACAACTGCAGCATAATTTATTAATGTCGCATGCCTGTGGAACAGGAGAAGAGGTATCGCAAGAGATTGTACGCATGATGTTATTTCTTAAAATTCAAAGTTTAAGTTATGGACATAGTGGTATCAGTAGAGTAGTAGTGGAACGCCTTATAGCATTTTTTAATAATGAAGTCTATCCTGTGGTATATGAGCAAGGCTCGCTAGGAGCTAGTGGTGACCTAGCACCTCTTGCACATCTCGCTTTACCTTTAATCGGTGAAGGCGAGGTTTATTATCAAGGAAAAAAAATGAAAGCTGCCGCACTTAATAGTTTAATGAATTGGAAACCATTAAGCTTGCAGTCTAAGGAAGGCCTTGCTTTAATTAATGGAACTCAATTTATGCTGGCTTTTGCAGTTTGTACATTGATTCAATCTCATAAATTATGGTACTGGTCACATGTGAGTGGAGCGATGTCTATTGATGCATTTGATTGTAATCTATCTCCATTTGATAAACGCATTCATCTGATAAGACCACACGCTGGACAACTGCGCAGTGCCGATTTAATACTTTCGTTATTAGAAGATAGTGAAATCGCAGTAGGTGAGAAGGTTAATGTCCAAGATCCATATAGTTTTAGATGTATACCACAAGTACACGGTGCTACATGGGATACGTTACAGTTTGTAAAACGAACTATATTAACAGAGGTAAATTCTGTTACAGATAATCCTAATATTTTTCCTGAATCAGAAGCTATTATTTCAGGAGGTAATTTTCATGGGCAGCCGCTTGCTCTAGCGCTAGATTACTTAGGAATTGCAATAGCCGAAATTGCTAGCATAAGTGAGCGTAGAACTTTTCAATTAATGAGTGGTACTAGAGGTTTACCAGCATTTCTAGTAAACAATCCTGGATTAAATAGTGGTATGATGATTTTACAATATACAGCAGCGAGTATAGTAAGTCAAAATAAACAATATGCTACACCAGCAAGTATTGATAGTATAGTTTCATCAAATGGTCAAGAAGATCATGTAAGTATGGGGGCAAATGCCGCAACTAAAACCAATAGGATTATAAAAAATGTTCAAACAGTACTAGCTATTGAGTTATTAGCTGCTGCGCAAGGGATTGAGGAGCGTCATCCTTTAAAATCATCATTATTTATAGAACACGTTAAATCTGGTTTAAGAAAAAGTGTACCTTCATTAAATACTGATCGTGTTTTACATGACGATATCATGAAAGCCATTCAAATGATGAATCAAACCCATCTAGACGCCGAGATAATTTTTAATAAAGGGATATTCCAGGATTAA